A stretch of Gemmatimonadaceae bacterium DNA encodes these proteins:
- a CDS encoding ATP-grasp domain-containing protein — protein MNERMGDTERALRVLVTGGGGPSAISFMQAVSGNDVELFAADCDPYASGLYLVPRGNRVIVHRGDDSRFIEHLLAACAVHRIEVLVPTVDLELGKVAAARDAFQAAGTAVLVASSATLDCCLDKWDLVRVCRSVCPTPHSAPYDSSFDDVGWGYPFFVKPRRGAGGNGAQLVVNPAMLGGLPRDGSLIVQEFLTGEEFSVDVLSDCAMNVIAVVPRVRLRINSGIAVCGRTLHDEILDRQARSVARRIGLAYIANIQFRRDAAGVAKLLDVNVRFPGTMPLTIAAGVNMPRLALDLVAKRAVPRDAGTFHDVGMVRVWREHFVPTSEFDELVASAATVASSTPGAATSAR, from the coding sequence ATGAACGAGCGCATGGGCGACACGGAGCGCGCGCTGCGCGTGCTCGTGACCGGAGGCGGCGGACCGTCGGCGATCAGTTTCATGCAAGCCGTCTCGGGCAACGACGTCGAGCTGTTCGCCGCGGACTGCGACCCGTACGCGTCGGGACTCTACCTGGTGCCGCGCGGCAACCGCGTGATCGTGCATCGAGGGGACGATTCACGCTTCATCGAGCATCTCCTCGCGGCGTGCGCGGTGCATCGCATCGAGGTTCTGGTTCCGACGGTCGATCTCGAGCTGGGCAAAGTGGCGGCGGCCCGGGACGCGTTCCAGGCGGCCGGCACGGCGGTGCTCGTCGCGAGCTCGGCGACACTCGATTGTTGTCTCGACAAGTGGGACCTCGTTCGTGTCTGCCGCAGCGTGTGCCCCACGCCGCATTCGGCGCCATACGACTCCTCCTTCGACGACGTTGGGTGGGGTTATCCATTTTTCGTGAAGCCGCGTCGCGGCGCGGGCGGCAACGGCGCGCAGCTCGTCGTGAATCCGGCGATGCTCGGCGGGCTGCCGCGCGACGGATCGCTCATCGTGCAGGAGTTTCTGACCGGCGAGGAGTTCTCGGTCGACGTGCTCTCGGATTGCGCCATGAACGTGATCGCCGTGGTCCCGCGAGTGCGCCTGCGAATCAACTCGGGCATCGCCGTATGCGGCCGAACCCTGCATGACGAAATACTCGATCGTCAGGCGCGGTCGGTCGCGCGGCGCATTGGCTTGGCGTACATCGCGAACATTCAGTTCCGTCGCGATGCCGCGGGCGTCGCCAAGCTGCTCGATGTGAATGTGCGCTTTCCGGGAACGATGCCGCTCACGATCGCCGCCGGTGTCAACATGCCGCGCCTCGCGCTCGATCTCGTCGCGAAGCGCGCCGTGCCGCGAGATGCCGGAACGTTTCACGATGTGGGAATGGTGCGGGTGTGGCGCGAGCACTTCGTGCCGACGTCGGAATTCGACGAGCTCGTGGCGTCGGCGGCGACGGTCGCCAGTTCCACGCCGGGCGCGGCTACCAGCGCACGATGA
- a CDS encoding PIG-L family deacetylase, with translation DANDANEKNDTNGATRRQTDGDTATVNAARRASAESHEGRPHLIVVEDDPELARTLVDWLEQGRYRTTLFPSGGAAIAQLALLQFDGVICDADVSDAKGVEMLRTSKSVRPLVPVMIITSDRSNQIASEAVRNHADEMLLKPFDHDVLLRRLQDMIVTGRAARRAGPRTVLAISAHPDDAEIGVGGTLMGHIATGDRVIHLVLTDGEGGGAREDRIAEVEAAAASMGVVLRRASLPDGCLADTMETVAAVEEIIREYSPSLMYIHSEHDTHQDHRTAHHVAMVAARNVPFVYAYQAPSSTVDFRPARFIDIARQLDRKIDVLRLFRSQAPIRAYLADDLIRATARYWGRFAGHSVVEPLEVIRQLSQ, from the coding sequence GACGCGAACGACGCGAACGAAAAGAACGATACGAACGGCGCGACGCGGCGCCAAACCGACGGCGACACCGCGACGGTGAACGCCGCTCGGCGGGCATCGGCGGAGTCGCATGAAGGACGCCCGCATCTGATCGTCGTCGAAGACGATCCCGAGCTCGCGCGCACGCTCGTCGATTGGCTCGAGCAGGGCCGGTATCGGACGACGCTATTCCCGAGCGGAGGAGCAGCGATCGCTCAGCTCGCGCTGCTGCAGTTCGACGGGGTGATCTGCGACGCCGACGTGTCCGACGCGAAGGGAGTCGAAATGCTTCGCACGAGCAAGTCCGTTCGGCCACTCGTGCCGGTCATGATCATCACCTCCGATCGCTCCAACCAGATCGCGTCGGAGGCCGTGCGCAACCACGCGGACGAGATGCTCCTCAAACCCTTCGATCACGACGTCCTTCTCCGACGGCTCCAGGATATGATCGTCACGGGTCGCGCGGCACGCCGAGCCGGACCGCGAACGGTTCTCGCGATCAGCGCGCACCCCGATGATGCGGAGATCGGTGTCGGCGGCACGCTCATGGGCCACATCGCCACGGGCGACCGCGTCATTCATCTCGTGCTGACCGATGGCGAGGGCGGCGGCGCTCGGGAAGATCGAATCGCCGAGGTGGAAGCGGCGGCGGCATCGATGGGCGTGGTGCTTCGCCGCGCGAGTCTTCCGGACGGGTGTCTCGCGGACACGATGGAAACCGTCGCCGCTGTGGAGGAGATCATTCGAGAATACTCACCGTCGCTCATGTACATCCATTCCGAGCACGACACGCATCAGGATCATCGAACGGCGCATCATGTGGCGATGGTCGCCGCTCGCAACGTGCCGTTCGTCTACGCGTATCAGGCGCCAAGCTCCACCGTCGACTTTCGGCCGGCGCGCTTCATCGACATCGCGCGGCAACTCGACCGAAAGATCGACGTCCTGAGACTCTTTCGCTCGCAAGCGCCGATCCGGGCGTACCTCGCCGACGATCTCATTCGCGCGACCGCGCGCTACTGGGGACGCTTCGCCGGACACAGCGTCGTCGAACCGCTCGAAGTGATTCGGCAGTTGTCACAATGA